The Maledivibacter sp. DNA segment TTACTAGGGTCTTAAGGGGGCTTATATCCGTAATATTGTTTTCAGTAAAATATAGTCTTTTTAGATTCACTAACCCACTTAGACTCTGTAGAGAAGTGACCCTATTACCATTTAAAGATAACTCCTCTAAATTAGTTAAGTTTGCTAATGGAGAAATATCACTTATGGAATTTCTTTGAAGGTGTAAAATCCTTAGTTTTGTTAGTTGACCGAGATTACTTATATCCGCTATATTATTATTGTCAAGGTGAAGCTCAATAACATTTGTCAAATATTCTATTCCTCTTAAGTCCTTTAATCCTTTATTAGATAAGTTCAGCATCTCTATATTTGATAAATCAGCTTGGGTCAATTCACCTTGGGGTTTGTGTAGTAGAAGTCTAACGGATTCTTCAAGTATTTTATTACCTAGGTTTACATTGGATGAATCAATATTATTTAAGACCATTGCATTAGCCTGTGTGGTTTGTAGAAGTCCAAACCCTAAAATAATGGTCAATATAATTACTAGGTACTTCTTCATAAGTATTTTCCTCCTTATAAAAATCAATTTAGCATGATCCCTATATTGATTATATCAATATTTGCTGGGGAATGATATCGTCTTAATGGTGATTATGTATTATTATGACATTAATGACTTTGGAAATTTATTGCTTAATTTGTTATTGATCCATATAAAAAAATAAGTTGGTGCTAAGCACCAACTCAGGTTGTGAAATTATTTATTTAAACAGCATTTTTTATATTTCTTACCACTACCACAAGGACATGGATCATTTCGACCAATTTTATTTGGGTTTACAACTATACGAGACTTGTTATACTCCTTTTTGATATCCTTTCTTTTTTGGGCAGTTAGGATGTCATCCCACTGTGGAAGACTATAAAGCCAGTCTGCTTTAGCAGCAAGCATATTATAATATAGCTTTTCAAAGTCTACTGAAAGTTTTACATTACTTTCTTCTGTTACATTATCAAGATCTATTTCTTCAGTTAAACTTGAATTAATTCCATCTAAGAAGCCAGTAAATGTAATAGAATCCATATCAAATTTTTCGGCTAACTCAGCTAAAGAACCTTCT contains these protein-coding regions:
- a CDS encoding SEC-C metal-binding domain-containing protein; this encodes MSLLEQWQEQAYAERSQDEYNKFWGNYLPMEQKNYEYILENKEEAIEGSLAELAEKFDMDSITFTGFLDGINSSLTEEIDLDNVTEESNVKLSVDFEKLYYNMLAAKADWLYSLPQWDDILTAQKRKDIKKEYNKSRIVVNPNKIGRNDPCPCGSGKKYKKCCLNK